The following are encoded together in the Terriglobia bacterium genome:
- a CDS encoding zf-HC2 domain-containing protein yields MNCATVEELVSDYLEGALSTEHHRAVGAHLQTCPACAILLAGITEVISAGRAFPVYEPPPWLAARIVANTPRITRESWTDTMTSVWKWIVEPRTAMALFTAVLVLGWMGSLAGISPDWATAVRHPAAIYYSAHGVLDHAYDGAIRKYYRSPLVAEIQARIDQIREIS; encoded by the coding sequence ATGAACTGCGCAACTGTTGAAGAACTGGTGTCGGATTATCTGGAAGGCGCGCTGAGCACGGAGCATCATCGTGCTGTCGGCGCCCATCTCCAGACGTGCCCGGCTTGCGCAATATTGCTGGCCGGTATTACAGAGGTTATATCGGCAGGAAGAGCCTTCCCGGTATACGAACCGCCGCCATGGCTGGCCGCTCGCATCGTCGCCAACACACCGCGCATTACGCGCGAAAGCTGGACCGACACCATGACTTCGGTATGGAAATGGATCGTCGAGCCGCGCACCGCCATGGCGTTATTCACGGCAGTGCTGGTTCTGGGCTGGATGGGAAGTCTGGCCGGGATTTCGCCCGACTGGGCAACCGCGGTCCGGCACCCGGCCGCCATTTACTACAGCGCTCACGGCGTTCTGGACCACGCCTACGACGGAGCGATCCGCAAGTATTACCGCTCGCCGCTGGTGGCGGAGATTCAGGCTCGCATCGATCAGATCAGGGAGATTTCTTGA
- a CDS encoding sigma-70 family RNA polymerase sigma factor — MQTTDAELVKGCLAGDHRAWETIVRQHNQRIYNLAYRFTGRFDEAQDLAQEIFFKVYRSLGSYRPESGALATWMVRVGRNHLIDHYRKYKTERSHTESLEVDYDKAEENPARYSSPAQALEQRELSERVHAALLRISEDLREAVILRDLEEFTYEEIADMLKLPLGTVKSRINRGRAELARLLKREQ; from the coding sequence TTGCAGACAACCGATGCGGAGCTGGTGAAAGGCTGCCTGGCGGGTGACCACAGGGCCTGGGAAACCATCGTCCGCCAGCACAATCAGCGGATATACAACCTGGCTTACCGCTTCACCGGGAGATTTGATGAGGCCCAAGACCTTGCTCAGGAAATCTTTTTCAAAGTCTATCGTTCTCTCGGCTCGTACCGGCCGGAATCGGGCGCACTCGCCACATGGATGGTCCGGGTTGGCCGCAATCACCTCATCGACCACTACCGGAAGTATAAGACTGAGCGCAGCCATACCGAATCGCTGGAAGTCGACTACGATAAAGCCGAAGAAAATCCCGCGCGCTACTCGAGTCCGGCGCAGGCTCTCGAACAACGCGAGCTCTCCGAACGCGTTCACGCCGCCCTGCTCCGGATCTCGGAAGATTTACGCGAGGCGGTTATTTTGCGGGATTTAGAGGAGTTCACATATGAGGAAATTGCGGATATGTTGAAGCTGCCTCTTGGTACGGTGAAGTCGAGGATCAATCGCGGCCGTGCGGAGTTGGCCCGGCTGCTGAAAAGGGAACAATGA
- a CDS encoding lysylphosphatidylglycerol synthase transmembrane domain-containing protein, which yields MIATVLVYRWSDFSFDWSLFFTSLWNVQPLWLTVSIAATFLTFFIRAIRWQVLLHPLKSIPLGPLTSMNLVGFSAICVLGRAGELIRPLWLTRKERIPLTVSMATLVVERFFDSVMLVVLFACTLLLVKVPTAAIGTLTLMKNAAWIIILGSVVSLGVLFLFRSNIDRIVDFVPFKRLSSLLRSFSDGLSFLEKSRTFGLVIAHSAVLWIAIAFQFWFMLLGMKLSFSVAAATLVMVVTAIGSVAQVPGIGGGFQAGYIFCMTTFFALPKEQAVATSLIAWASSSVPVVVAGALYMVSHGLSLKDLKAQAVPAE from the coding sequence GTGATAGCCACGGTCCTCGTCTATCGCTGGAGCGACTTCAGCTTTGACTGGAGCTTGTTTTTTACCAGCTTATGGAACGTGCAGCCCCTATGGCTGACGGTCTCGATTGCCGCAACATTTCTCACCTTCTTTATCCGGGCGATCCGCTGGCAGGTTCTGCTTCATCCGCTCAAGTCCATTCCGCTGGGGCCGCTCACCAGTATGAATCTCGTAGGGTTTTCGGCGATCTGCGTACTCGGACGGGCCGGTGAGCTGATCCGGCCGCTATGGTTGACGCGCAAGGAGCGTATTCCGTTGACGGTTTCAATGGCGACGCTGGTGGTGGAGCGCTTTTTTGACTCGGTGATGCTCGTTGTCCTGTTTGCCTGCACGCTTTTATTGGTGAAAGTGCCGACGGCCGCTATCGGAACCCTTACCCTGATGAAAAATGCCGCCTGGATCATCATCCTGGGGTCGGTGGTCAGTCTCGGGGTTCTGTTTCTGTTTCGATCGAATATCGATCGGATCGTCGATTTTGTCCCGTTCAAAAGACTGTCTTCGTTGTTGCGAAGTTTCTCGGACGGCTTATCGTTTCTCGAGAAGAGCCGCACTTTCGGGCTGGTGATTGCCCACTCGGCCGTGTTGTGGATCGCCATCGCTTTTCAATTCTGGTTCATGCTGCTTGGAATGAAGCTGTCCTTTTCCGTTGCTGCGGCGACGCTGGTCATGGTCGTGACTGCGATCGGCTCGGTTGCGCAGGTTCCCGGGATCGGCGGCGGCTTTCAAGCCGGATATATTTTCTGCATGACCACATTCTTTGCTTTGCCCAAAGAGCAAGCCGTGGCAACTTCTTTGATTGCCTGGGCGTCCAGTTCCGTCCCCGTCGTTGTGGCTGGCGCCTTATACATGGTTTCTCATGGACTGTCGCTGAAAGACCTGAAGGCGCAAGCAGTCCCGGCGGAATAG
- the nrdR gene encoding transcriptional regulator NrdR, whose amino-acid sequence MKCPFCGHLHDKVVDSRESKEGDAIRRRRQCLACQRRFTSYERIDEIPYMVVKKDGRRERFDRQKVLAGILKACEKRPVSMVQLESIADKAETMVQDSSEREVSTTTLGEMIMNELKNLDKVAYVRFASVYLDFKDVQEFMSELKDLLKNRE is encoded by the coding sequence ATGAAATGTCCTTTCTGTGGCCACCTTCACGACAAGGTGGTGGACTCGCGCGAGAGCAAGGAGGGCGATGCGATCCGCCGGCGGCGCCAGTGCCTGGCCTGTCAGCGGCGATTCACCAGCTATGAACGCATCGACGAAATCCCATACATGGTGGTCAAGAAAGACGGGCGCCGGGAGCGGTTCGACCGGCAGAAAGTTCTTGCCGGCATTCTAAAAGCCTGCGAAAAACGGCCCGTCTCGATGGTTCAGCTTGAATCGATCGCGGACAAAGCTGAGACCATGGTTCAGGATTCCAGCGAACGGGAGGTCTCAACCACCACGCTTGGTGAGATGATTATGAATGAGCTCAAGAACCTGGATAAGGTGGCGTACGTCCGGTTCGCCTCCGTGTATCTCGATTTCAAAGATGTTCAGGAATTCATGAGCGAGCTCAAAGATCTGCTGAAGAACCGGGAGTAG
- a CDS encoding Hsp20/alpha crystallin family protein: MYFEFQAQARQGATWSPIVDVCERPGEIVIYVEMPGVHRSDVQLAWNDGVLIISGTKRQQGADENVAAYLCVERAYGHFRREISIKIPVDQKSAKAQLKDGLLKIHLPKRAEAEITIIPIG; encoded by the coding sequence ATGTACTTCGAATTCCAAGCCCAGGCGCGCCAGGGCGCAACCTGGAGTCCGATCGTCGATGTTTGCGAGCGGCCCGGCGAAATTGTGATCTACGTGGAAATGCCGGGCGTCCACCGCTCCGACGTTCAACTGGCATGGAACGACGGCGTCCTCATCATCTCAGGCACAAAGCGGCAGCAGGGCGCCGACGAGAACGTCGCCGCCTATCTTTGCGTCGAGCGGGCATACGGCCATTTCCGGCGCGAGATTTCGATCAAGATTCCGGTCGACCAGAAAAGCGCGAAAGCGCAATTAAAGGATGGGCTGTTGAAGATTCATCTGCCGAAACGCGCGGAGGCGGAAATCACGATTATTCCGATAGGTTGA
- the lon gene encoding endopeptidase La, with protein MELVKVDQAPEQQQVSIPDVLPVLPLPDVVMFPYMIAPLFVNRDRSAKAVDQALAENRMILLVSQKNPNVDDPKAADLHEFGTVSIIMRMLKLPDGRIRILVQGFSRAKVESYDESKPYLTAKVQPKTEPQVTAITPELEALIRNVKSTLEKMVSLGKNISPDLVAIAANLDDAGRLADLVASNLDLKVEKAQEVLEATDPVERLRLVNQLMAKETEVLEIQNDINTQARGEMDKNQREFYLRQQMKAIQQELGEGNELQEEIEQYRVKIKKAKMPKDVAEEADRQVGRLERMHPDAAETATLRNYLDWMVSLPWAKSTKDNLDLKKAQKILDEDHYGLEKIKDRIVEHLAVRKLKKDSKGPILCFVGPPGVGKTSLGKSIAKALGRKFVRLSLGGVHDEAEIRGHRRTYVGALPGRVIQSIHQAGTNNPVFMMDEVDKIGADFRGDPSSALLEVLDPEQNFAFRDNYLGVPFDLSNVMFVTTANMLDPIQPAFRDRMEIIQLSGYTEEEKLEIAKRHLIPKQIEEHGLKKSHLQFTDEGLRAMINNYTQEAGLRNLEREIAAVCRKVAKQVATGEKKVRKIHTDNLDQFLGRPKIFREELLKHDQIGVATGLAWTPAGGDVLFVEATTMKGRGALTLTGQLGDVMKESAQAALSYARSHAKDFGIREDFFGKHDIHVHVPEGAIPKDGPSAGVTMATAILSLLTGQAVRRKIAMTGEITLRGEVLPVGGIKEKVLAARRAKIDTVILPALNRRDLEDVNETIRNEMKFVFVDDVKSVFKAALLERKPAKIVRGHRRLRRGAEAVV; from the coding sequence ATGGAACTCGTCAAAGTGGATCAAGCCCCGGAGCAGCAACAAGTTAGTATTCCGGATGTTCTTCCGGTTCTGCCGCTGCCCGACGTGGTCATGTTCCCTTACATGATCGCGCCTCTGTTTGTGAACCGGGATCGCTCCGCGAAAGCGGTCGACCAGGCGCTCGCGGAAAACCGGATGATTCTGCTGGTCTCGCAGAAGAATCCTAACGTGGATGACCCGAAGGCCGCGGATCTCCACGAGTTCGGAACCGTGTCGATCATCATGCGGATGCTCAAACTGCCGGATGGCCGGATCCGCATTCTGGTTCAGGGATTTTCACGCGCCAAGGTGGAGTCGTACGACGAATCGAAACCCTACCTGACCGCAAAGGTCCAGCCGAAAACCGAGCCTCAGGTGACGGCAATCACGCCGGAACTCGAGGCCCTCATCCGCAATGTGAAATCGACGCTCGAAAAGATGGTTTCGCTGGGTAAGAACATTTCGCCGGACCTTGTGGCCATCGCCGCGAACCTCGATGATGCGGGGCGGCTTGCCGATCTCGTTGCCTCCAATCTCGACTTGAAAGTCGAAAAAGCGCAGGAGGTGCTCGAGGCGACCGATCCGGTCGAACGGCTGCGTCTCGTCAATCAACTGATGGCGAAAGAGACGGAAGTTCTCGAAATTCAAAACGACATCAATACGCAGGCGCGCGGCGAAATGGATAAGAACCAGCGCGAGTTCTATCTGCGGCAGCAGATGAAAGCCATCCAGCAGGAACTCGGCGAAGGCAACGAGCTGCAGGAAGAGATCGAACAATACCGGGTCAAAATCAAAAAGGCCAAGATGCCGAAAGATGTCGCCGAGGAGGCCGACCGCCAGGTGGGCCGCCTCGAGCGCATGCATCCGGACGCCGCGGAGACCGCCACGCTGCGGAATTATCTGGATTGGATGGTCTCGTTGCCCTGGGCAAAATCCACCAAGGACAATCTGGACCTCAAGAAGGCCCAGAAGATTCTCGACGAGGACCATTACGGTCTCGAGAAGATCAAAGACCGCATTGTGGAACATCTTGCGGTGCGGAAATTAAAAAAGGACTCGAAAGGGCCGATCCTTTGCTTCGTCGGGCCTCCGGGCGTCGGAAAGACATCGCTCGGAAAGTCGATCGCGAAGGCTCTGGGCCGGAAGTTCGTCCGCTTGAGTCTCGGCGGCGTGCATGACGAAGCCGAAATTCGCGGCCACCGGCGCACCTACGTCGGCGCACTGCCCGGACGCGTCATCCAGAGCATTCATCAGGCCGGTACGAACAATCCGGTGTTCATGATGGACGAGGTCGATAAAATCGGCGCCGATTTCCGCGGCGATCCATCCTCGGCGCTGCTCGAAGTTCTGGATCCCGAGCAGAATTTTGCATTCCGGGACAACTACCTTGGAGTGCCGTTCGATCTTTCGAACGTGATGTTCGTGACGACGGCAAACATGCTGGACCCGATTCAGCCGGCCTTCCGCGACCGCATGGAGATCATCCAACTGAGCGGCTATACGGAGGAGGAGAAGCTGGAGATCGCGAAACGGCATCTGATTCCGAAACAGATTGAAGAACACGGTCTCAAGAAAAGCCACCTGCAGTTTACGGATGAAGGCCTGCGAGCCATGATCAACAATTACACTCAGGAAGCCGGGCTGCGAAATCTCGAACGTGAGATAGCGGCGGTCTGCCGCAAGGTGGCGAAGCAGGTGGCAACCGGGGAAAAGAAAGTCCGGAAAATCCACACGGACAATCTGGATCAATTCCTCGGCCGGCCGAAGATCTTCCGGGAGGAATTGTTGAAACACGATCAGATCGGGGTTGCAACGGGTCTGGCGTGGACTCCCGCCGGCGGCGACGTGCTTTTCGTCGAAGCGACCACAATGAAGGGCCGCGGCGCTCTCACACTGACCGGCCAACTGGGAGACGTCATGAAGGAATCGGCGCAAGCGGCTCTCAGTTATGCGCGCTCTCACGCGAAAGATTTCGGGATACGCGAGGACTTCTTCGGCAAACACGACATTCACGTCCATGTTCCGGAGGGCGCAATCCCGAAAGACGGTCCGTCCGCCGGAGTCACGATGGCGACGGCGATTCTGTCTCTGCTCACGGGGCAAGCCGTGCGGCGCAAAATCGCGATGACGGGTGAAATCACACTGCGCGGCGAGGTCCTGCCGGTCGGTGGAATCAAAGAAAAAGTCCTGGCCGCACGGCGCGCCAAGATCGACACTGTCATTCTCCCGGCGTTGAACCGGCGCGATCTCGAAGACGTGAATGAAACGATCCGCAATGAAATGAAGTTCGTTTTCGTCGATGATGTGAAGAGCGTCTTCAAGGCTGCTCTACTCGAACGAAAACCGGCAAAGATCGTTCGCGGCCACCGGCGCCTGCGGCGCGGCGCCGAGGCCGTGGTGTGA
- the thiL gene encoding thiamine-phosphate kinase, whose protein sequence is MKLKDLGEGGLIRRIRERFGAKADELPVGIGDDAAVIDLPAGHSLVFCSDLVAENSHFIRGLHPPASIGYKAIAANVSDVAAMGGVATHFLISMATPPELDWTWIEDFFGGVESACRQFEISLAGGDSSASDRIFVDVAMIGRVPAGHAVRRSGAKAGDTVYVTGMLGSSALGLERLKAGMTDDAAVKRHLHPEPRYKVGPAIAARAHAMIDVSDGFSTDLTHILQESKMSARIYKDRLPGWPGAEDHHVLHGGEEYELIVTGPPGLPRMIEGITLTPVGDIIESVGEHQAFIIEGTRESVLKPKGWQHFE, encoded by the coding sequence GTGAAACTCAAGGATCTCGGCGAGGGCGGTTTGATTCGCCGGATCCGGGAGCGTTTCGGAGCCAAAGCGGACGAACTTCCGGTCGGCATCGGCGACGATGCCGCGGTCATCGATCTCCCGGCCGGTCATTCACTGGTTTTTTGCTCCGACCTGGTCGCGGAAAACAGTCATTTCATCCGCGGCCTGCATCCTCCCGCCTCGATCGGCTACAAAGCAATCGCAGCCAATGTCAGCGACGTCGCCGCCATGGGCGGCGTGGCGACGCATTTCCTGATCTCGATGGCGACACCGCCGGAACTGGACTGGACCTGGATCGAAGACTTCTTCGGCGGCGTTGAGAGCGCCTGCCGGCAATTTGAAATATCACTCGCAGGCGGAGACTCTTCCGCTTCAGATCGAATCTTCGTCGATGTCGCCATGATCGGCCGCGTGCCTGCCGGCCACGCCGTTCGCCGTTCCGGCGCCAAGGCCGGCGACACCGTGTACGTCACCGGAATGCTCGGCTCGTCCGCGCTGGGTCTCGAACGTCTCAAAGCCGGAATGACCGATGATGCCGCCGTGAAACGCCACCTGCACCCCGAACCCCGCTACAAAGTCGGACCGGCCATCGCTGCCCGCGCTCACGCCATGATCGATGTCAGCGATGGCTTTTCCACGGACCTGACTCACATCCTCCAGGAATCGAAAATGTCGGCGCGCATCTATAAGGACCGACTGCCCGGCTGGCCGGGCGCCGAGGATCACCACGTCCTGCATGGCGGAGAGGAATATGAGTTGATCGTCACCGGCCCTCCCGGCCTTCCGAGGATGATTGAAGGCATTACTCTCACGCCGGTTGGTGACATCATCGAATCCGTGGGCGAACATCAGGCTTTTATCATTGAAGGGACCCGCGAATCCGTCCTGAAGCCAAAGGGCTGGCAGCACTTCGAGTAA
- a CDS encoding group 1 truncated hemoglobin, which yields MKIFAGGLVLAATLLTGTLFAQTAKAPAKSLYDRLGGQPAIEAVANGLVDRILADGRVNKWFAHAASTPENTKTYKAHLATFLCSSLGGQCKWTGPDMATIHKNKAVTSEAFDAVAQDLSAQLDQLKVPSKEKGELMTVVGSLKKSIVQSGS from the coding sequence ATGAAAATATTTGCGGGCGGGCTTGTGTTGGCCGCAACTTTGTTGACCGGAACACTATTCGCGCAAACGGCCAAGGCGCCGGCGAAATCGCTTTACGATCGGCTGGGAGGACAACCGGCGATCGAGGCCGTGGCTAACGGGCTGGTCGATCGAATTCTCGCCGACGGCCGAGTGAACAAATGGTTCGCACATGCTGCGTCCACGCCGGAAAATACCAAAACCTACAAAGCCCATCTGGCGACCTTTCTCTGTTCGAGTCTGGGCGGTCAGTGCAAATGGACCGGGCCGGACATGGCCACTATCCATAAAAACAAAGCGGTAACCAGCGAAGCGTTCGACGCCGTTGCCCAGGATCTTTCCGCCCAGCTTGACCAATTAAAGGTGCCCAGCAAAGAGAAGGGCGAACTCATGACGGTTGTCGGATCGCTGAAGAAATCAATCGTCCAAAGCGGTTCGTAA
- a CDS encoding Rrf2 family transcriptional regulator produces the protein MQLTLHTDYAFRVLLYLGSQAPGQMVSTEEISRAYGISRHHLVRVVQTLNEHGFVNVVAGRSGGVCLAREPDQICLGEVMRKAEANLKVVECFDAETNTCPIISICRLKPVLSEATQAFLAVLDRYTLADLLDRKRGARLAKVFAAQVTDKP, from the coding sequence ATGCAACTGACGCTTCACACGGATTATGCCTTCCGGGTCCTTCTCTATCTGGGAAGCCAGGCGCCCGGACAAATGGTCTCGACCGAGGAGATCAGCCGGGCATATGGCATTTCCCGGCACCATCTGGTGCGAGTGGTTCAAACACTCAACGAGCACGGTTTCGTCAATGTCGTTGCCGGAAGATCCGGTGGGGTTTGTCTGGCAAGAGAGCCGGATCAAATCTGCCTTGGCGAGGTTATGAGGAAAGCGGAAGCCAACCTGAAAGTCGTCGAATGCTTCGACGCCGAGACCAACACCTGTCCAATCATCAGCATTTGCCGGCTGAAGCCGGTGCTTTCCGAAGCCACGCAAGCTTTTCTGGCGGTGCTCGATCGTTACACTCTCGCGGATCTTCTCGATCGAAAGCGAGGAGCCCGGCTCGCCAAAGTATTTGCCGCCCAGGTCACCGATAAACCTTAA